The proteins below come from a single Verrucomicrobiota bacterium genomic window:
- a CDS encoding MazG family protein — protein MKKKTAIDDLLAVMARLRAPNGCPWDREQSHLSLRFHAVEEVYELMDAIEAGDDHEMMEELGDLLLQVVFHCQLARERGAFDFEKVARHIVEKLIRRHPHVFGNARVKDVEGVWTQWDRIKRAEKEGTRHARPSALDGIPRHLPALLRAEKLVKKARKAGLSLSAGARRATRRRTKTGVAQQLFALTDYAQRRGWSAEALLRAETQKKERFYRRRERQRL, from the coding sequence ATGAAGAAGAAAACTGCAATCGACGACTTGCTCGCCGTCATGGCCAGGCTCCGCGCGCCCAACGGCTGTCCGTGGGATCGCGAGCAAAGCCACCTGAGCCTCCGCTTTCACGCGGTCGAGGAAGTCTATGAATTGATGGACGCCATTGAAGCCGGCGACGACCACGAAATGATGGAAGAGCTGGGCGACCTGCTGCTTCAAGTGGTCTTCCATTGCCAGCTTGCCCGCGAGCGCGGCGCGTTTGATTTTGAAAAAGTTGCGCGCCACATCGTGGAGAAATTGATTCGGCGCCATCCGCACGTTTTCGGCAATGCGCGGGTCAAAGACGTCGAAGGTGTCTGGACGCAATGGGACAGAATCAAGCGCGCGGAAAAGGAAGGCACGCGGCACGCGCGGCCCTCCGCGCTGGATGGCATCCCCAGGCATTTGCCGGCGCTTCTCCGCGCGGAGAAACTGGTCAAGAAGGCCCGCAAAGCGGGCCTGAGCCTCTCCGCCGGCGCAAGGCGGGCAACCCGGCGGCGGACCAAAACGGGCGTCGCTCAACAGCTTTTCGCGTTGACGGATTACGCGCAGCGCCGCGGCTGGTCCGCCGAAGCGCTGCTGCGCGCTGAGACCCAGAAGAAGGAGCGATTCTACCGCCGGCGCGAGCGACAGAGACTCTGA